A stretch of Aerococcus christensenii DNA encodes these proteins:
- a CDS encoding CvpA family protein codes for MTAIVWGSGLVVVLVVWTQIYRYRCQGFWSQMGQMGALVGGFYLAEHYYLWLADKLALLLPYPQFSSNSFYAYYPQAVVAHKEEIFFRALAFSGLCLAVLCLKNWIWQKTGMNHRGKGGKFWLTGSLVGLVSAWFLLFLIFGVASLVNWPFIQRLLAENPVADFFIRQTPFLTERVYRMWFEGIAVVNL; via the coding sequence ATGACAGCTATTGTTTGGGGTAGCGGGCTAGTTGTGGTACTAGTGGTGTGGACTCAAATCTATCGCTATCGCTGCCAAGGCTTTTGGTCTCAGATGGGGCAAATGGGGGCGTTAGTTGGTGGTTTTTATTTGGCGGAACATTACTATTTGTGGTTAGCGGATAAGTTGGCTCTCCTTCTGCCTTATCCTCAGTTTTCTTCGAATTCCTTCTATGCGTATTATCCGCAAGCTGTAGTTGCTCATAAGGAAGAAATCTTTTTTAGAGCTTTAGCTTTTAGTGGTTTATGCTTAGCCGTCCTATGTCTAAAGAATTGGATATGGCAAAAAACGGGCATGAACCACCGAGGGAAAGGTGGCAAATTTTGGCTGACAGGAAGCTTAGTAGGCCTAGTGAGTGCTTGGTTTTTACTCTTTTTAATTTTTGGAGTGGCTTCTTTAGTCAACTGGCCATTTATTCAAAGGCTGTTAGCTGAAAATCCAGTGGCAGATTTCTTTATTCGTCAGACCCCTTTCTTGACGGAAAGAGTTTATCGCATGTGGTTTGAAGGAATTGCTGTGGTGAATTTGTAG
- a CDS encoding endonuclease MutS2, which yields MQSKIYQSLAFDKIRGALAGHTLTIAGKGLALQVEPMKSREAIEDTLCQVDEVKALYELALALPLVGLEDLSAALKRLAIDGVLSGKELAGIGQVLSMVSQLSQFFDKLESQEVRVPHLREIVDQLSSLPQLNKRLREAIAPDGSVYDEASRELAHIRHAIKREEAHIRISLDQIMKSKKQDYLSDHLITIRNDRYVLPVKQEYRRAFGGVVHDQSASGQTVYIEPQSVMEANNKVQSLKTEEKVEIERILAELSAALAPHCVEIQSNYRLIGQLDFIQAKWRLAQAMKAHRPQLAEHNGEVALVDAVHPFLDVRTAVANTIRWEAPYRMLIITGPNTGGKTITLKTTGLLQLMGQAGLYITASEESRLGIFDEIYADIGDEQSIEANLSTFSGHMMNMIHILEEVDDRSLVLMDELGSGTDPKEGAALAMAILNRLDLLHCTVLATTHYPELKAYAFNHPHAMNASVAFDEEKLQPTYRLLIGQPGRSNALDISERLGLAKGIVEEARTYAGEENQSLNEMLDALNKERQSYENKQEHLSDQVKETEDLLRDVKKVYHSLQSQKENYLHQAQKEAQAFLEETQEKADKLLAEIRQWKKEGRASQLKEHQLIDQKKAIQDLTPEQEQLQHNKVLNRAKRQKKAKEEWQVGDQVKVFPYGQIGTLVEKREDHTWVVQMGMLKMALPEQDLERLKPAKVANQKKSATTLKAPRAKRVKSTLDLRGMRYEEALRALDSYIDQALLANLPQVTIIHGFGTGVIREAVQKYLQQNPRVLSFSYAPHNLGGQGATIAKFTEE from the coding sequence TTGCAGTCTAAAATTTATCAAAGCTTAGCATTTGACAAGATCAGAGGGGCCTTAGCGGGACATACTCTAACTATTGCAGGAAAGGGGCTAGCCCTTCAAGTAGAACCAATGAAATCCAGAGAAGCAATTGAGGATACCTTGTGTCAAGTGGATGAAGTGAAAGCCTTGTATGAGTTGGCTTTAGCCTTGCCCTTGGTGGGATTAGAAGACTTAAGTGCAGCTTTGAAGCGCTTGGCCATTGATGGGGTCCTTAGTGGCAAGGAACTGGCAGGAATTGGGCAAGTTCTTTCGATGGTCTCTCAATTGAGCCAATTCTTTGATAAGTTAGAAAGTCAAGAAGTAAGGGTTCCACATTTGAGAGAGATAGTGGATCAATTGTCTAGCCTTCCTCAGTTAAATAAACGGTTAAGAGAAGCTATTGCACCAGATGGTTCTGTCTATGATGAAGCCAGCCGTGAATTAGCTCACATTCGGCATGCCATTAAGCGCGAGGAAGCCCATATTCGTATTTCTCTCGACCAGATTATGAAGTCGAAGAAGCAAGATTACTTGAGTGATCACTTAATTACGATCCGGAATGACCGTTATGTTTTGCCAGTGAAACAGGAATATCGACGGGCTTTTGGAGGGGTGGTCCACGACCAATCTGCCAGTGGACAGACCGTGTATATTGAACCTCAATCGGTTATGGAAGCAAATAATAAGGTGCAATCGCTTAAAACAGAAGAAAAAGTAGAAATCGAACGGATTTTGGCGGAACTTTCTGCGGCCTTAGCGCCCCATTGTGTAGAGATTCAGAGCAATTATCGCTTGATTGGACAGTTGGATTTTATTCAGGCCAAGTGGCGTCTGGCCCAAGCGATGAAGGCTCATCGTCCGCAGCTAGCAGAGCATAATGGTGAGGTGGCTTTGGTGGATGCCGTCCATCCTTTTCTCGATGTCAGAACGGCTGTAGCGAATACGATCCGTTGGGAAGCGCCTTATCGGATGTTAATTATTACAGGGCCGAATACAGGGGGGAAGACGATTACCCTAAAGACGACCGGCCTCTTGCAGTTAATGGGACAAGCAGGGCTGTATATTACCGCTTCAGAAGAAAGTCGCTTGGGAATCTTTGATGAGATCTATGCAGATATTGGAGATGAGCAATCCATTGAAGCAAATTTGTCGACTTTTTCCGGACACATGATGAATATGATTCATATCTTGGAAGAAGTGGATGATCGAAGTTTGGTCTTAATGGATGAGTTGGGATCTGGAACAGATCCTAAGGAGGGTGCAGCTTTAGCAATGGCGATTTTGAATCGGCTCGACCTTCTTCACTGTACGGTACTCGCAACGACCCACTATCCTGAGTTAAAAGCTTATGCCTTCAATCATCCCCATGCCATGAATGCGAGTGTCGCTTTCGATGAAGAAAAATTGCAACCTACTTATCGTTTATTGATTGGTCAACCTGGTCGAAGTAATGCTTTAGATATTTCTGAACGTTTAGGACTTGCTAAGGGGATTGTTGAAGAAGCTCGAACTTATGCCGGAGAAGAGAATCAATCTCTGAACGAAATGCTGGATGCTCTGAATAAAGAACGCCAGAGTTACGAAAACAAACAAGAGCACCTCAGTGACCAGGTGAAGGAAACAGAAGACTTGTTGCGTGATGTCAAAAAAGTCTATCATTCCTTACAAAGTCAAAAGGAAAATTATCTCCACCAAGCTCAAAAAGAGGCCCAGGCTTTCCTTGAAGAAACCCAAGAAAAAGCGGATAAGTTATTAGCTGAAATTCGTCAATGGAAGAAAGAAGGAAGGGCTTCTCAGTTGAAAGAGCACCAGTTGATTGACCAAAAGAAGGCCATTCAAGACCTGACACCTGAACAAGAACAACTCCAGCATAATAAAGTCTTAAATCGGGCCAAACGTCAAAAGAAAGCTAAGGAAGAATGGCAAGTGGGAGACCAAGTCAAAGTCTTCCCCTATGGTCAGATCGGAACCTTAGTTGAAAAGCGGGAAGATCATACCTGGGTGGTCCAAATGGGAATGTTGAAGATGGCGCTCCCTGAACAGGACTTAGAACGTCTCAAGCCTGCCAAAGTCGCCAACCAGAAGAAATCAGCGACCACCCTTAAAGCCCCAAGAGCCAAACGTGTAAAATCTACTCTCGATCTCAGAGGTATGCGGTATGAAGAAGCCTTAAGAGCTTTGGATAGCTACATTGACCAAGCCCTTCTTGCTAACTTGCCGCAAGTGACGATTATTCACGGCTTTGGGACGGGTGTGATCCGAGAAGCAGTTCAAAAGTATCTCCAGCAAAATCCTCGGGTTCTCTCTTTCTCTTATGCACCACATAATTTGGGAGGACAAGGAGCAACGATTGCCAAATTTACAGAAGAATAA
- the trxA gene encoding thioredoxin: MLQGVNDQNFNEETKEGVVLVDFWATWCGPCRMQSPIVDELDDVMGDEVTFCKMDVDENPETARAFGVMSIPTLVIKKDGEEVERLVGYTQKEKLQSILEKHLDK, encoded by the coding sequence ATGTTACAAGGTGTTAACGATCAAAATTTTAACGAAGAAACCAAAGAAGGTGTCGTTTTAGTCGACTTTTGGGCAACTTGGTGTGGTCCTTGTCGGATGCAGTCCCCTATTGTTGATGAATTAGATGACGTGATGGGGGATGAAGTGACTTTCTGTAAGATGGATGTGGATGAGAACCCTGAAACGGCACGGGCCTTTGGCGTAATGTCTATTCCTACTTTAGTGATCAAAAAAGACGGCGAAGAAGTTGAACGGTTGGTAGGTTATACGCAAAAAGAAAAACTTCAATCGATTTTGGAGAAACACTTAGACAAATAA
- the racE gene encoding glutamate racemase → MNRPIGFLDSGVGGLTVVKEAMRQLPNESIIYIGDNARCPYGPRPVEEINAFTQQLVDFLVAKQVKLLVVACNTATAVSLEKIRERLSIPVVGVIHPGARAANRYTRKGKIGILATSATIQSALYQNILLDRNPDLQVFPLVCSKFVPLVESKEYSSPLAKKIVKESLLPLKDKGLDTVILGCTHYPLLRPLIQHAVGDEVTLVNSGAETITDVASLMDFYGLSAHAKDRINKSYEFYTTGGVQLFQEILEDWIGPVSQVQRVSLDQLQKGEY, encoded by the coding sequence ATGAACCGTCCAATTGGTTTCCTTGATTCAGGGGTTGGAGGACTAACCGTCGTGAAGGAAGCAATGCGACAATTGCCGAATGAATCCATTATTTATATAGGAGATAATGCGCGATGTCCTTATGGTCCTAGACCGGTTGAAGAGATTAACGCTTTTACCCAACAACTCGTTGATTTTTTGGTGGCTAAGCAGGTGAAGCTTTTGGTCGTGGCTTGTAACACGGCAACCGCTGTTAGTCTAGAGAAGATTCGAGAACGACTAAGTATCCCAGTAGTGGGAGTGATTCATCCTGGCGCCCGTGCGGCCAATCGTTATACCCGAAAGGGGAAAATTGGAATTTTGGCTACCTCAGCTACTATCCAGAGTGCTCTCTACCAAAACATTCTTCTTGATCGCAACCCAGACCTTCAAGTTTTTCCTTTGGTGTGTTCAAAATTTGTACCTCTCGTGGAAAGTAAGGAATATTCCAGTCCTTTAGCGAAGAAGATTGTCAAAGAGTCCCTTCTCCCCTTAAAAGATAAGGGATTAGATACGGTGATTTTAGGCTGTACACACTATCCTTTATTAAGGCCCTTAATTCAACATGCGGTTGGAGATGAGGTGACCTTGGTGAATTCTGGGGCAGAGACGATCACTGATGTGGCCTCGTTAATGGATTTTTACGGTTTATCCGCTCATGCTAAAGACCGCATCAACAAAAGTTATGAATTTTATACGACAGGAGGCGTCCAACTTTTCCAAGAGATTTTGGAAGATTGGATTGGACCGGTGAGTCAGGTGCAACGCGTCTCTTTAGATCAGTTGCAGAAAGGAGAGTATTAG
- a CDS encoding XTP/dITP diphosphatase, translating to MRTVLIATQNAGKVREFEHLFAPLGYQVKSLLDYPDLPDIPETGDSFLENATQKATTAAKWLHLPVIADDSGLCVQALGGRPGIYSARYAGLDKNNQANRQKLLKELENVPEGERQAYFVCTLAISDAEGQLIHHFEGRLEGEILREERGENGFGYDPIFYVASKGLTTAEMPEEEKNAISHRGNAMRALAQALEAGEVTLS from the coding sequence ATGAGAACAGTTCTTATTGCTACACAAAACGCAGGAAAAGTCAGAGAATTTGAGCATCTTTTTGCGCCGCTAGGCTATCAGGTGAAGAGTTTATTAGATTATCCTGATTTGCCAGATATTCCAGAAACAGGGGATAGCTTTTTGGAGAACGCTACACAAAAAGCAACTACCGCTGCCAAATGGTTGCACTTGCCCGTTATTGCGGATGATTCTGGCCTTTGTGTGCAAGCCCTAGGGGGAAGGCCTGGTATCTATTCAGCGAGGTATGCTGGCCTCGACAAAAATAATCAAGCCAACCGTCAAAAGCTCTTAAAAGAATTAGAAAATGTTCCAGAGGGAGAGCGTCAAGCCTACTTCGTTTGCACTTTAGCTATTTCTGATGCAGAAGGGCAGCTTATTCATCACTTTGAAGGACGGCTAGAAGGCGAAATATTAAGAGAAGAACGTGGGGAAAATGGGTTCGGATACGATCCGATTTTCTATGTCGCAAGTAAGGGACTAACCACTGCTGAAATGCCCGAAGAAGAGAAGAATGCGATCTCACATAGAGGAAATGCGATGCGGGCCTTAGCTCAAGCCCTTGAGGCAGGAGAGGTGACCCTCTCATGA
- a CDS encoding YfcE family phosphodiesterase, with translation MKFLLVSDSHGDCKILSDLVVRYGDQVDEILHCGDSELDPKDTIWSLIHPVKGNCDYGNYRLERVVNTENGKLFYCHGHVYGVKLGLHQLVERAKELGVVVVVYGHTHVMDHQVIDGIHVINPGSIRFPRGHYLTPTYALLDWTSDHIEVTFYQRNGEKVPQEYLPEG, from the coding sequence ATGAAATTTTTATTAGTTTCGGATAGTCATGGAGATTGTAAGATTCTCTCAGATCTTGTAGTGAGATATGGCGATCAAGTAGATGAGATTCTTCACTGTGGGGATTCTGAATTAGATCCAAAAGATACGATATGGTCGCTTATCCATCCTGTTAAGGGCAACTGTGATTATGGCAATTATCGCTTGGAGCGAGTAGTAAATACTGAAAATGGTAAGCTCTTTTATTGCCATGGACACGTGTATGGGGTGAAGTTAGGACTTCATCAATTAGTGGAACGAGCTAAGGAATTAGGCGTTGTGGTAGTTGTTTATGGACATACTCATGTGATGGACCATCAAGTGATCGATGGCATTCATGTGATTAATCCTGGAAGCATTCGTTTTCCACGCGGGCACTATCTTACCCCTACTTATGCTTTGCTGGATTGGACCTCAGACCATATAGAGGTTACTTTCTACCAACGTAATGGAGAAAAAGTCCCTCAGGAGTATCTGCCTGAAGGATAA
- a CDS encoding GntR family transcriptional regulator — MKIEMPIYQQIARWVEEEIISDRLQANDQVPSTNEFSKIMQVNPATAGKGLKLLVDQGLLYKKRGLGMFVCEGAKEQLVARGQREFFEKKLPACLKEAEQLGIGKETIIQFIKEESSC; from the coding sequence TTGAAAATAGAAATGCCCATCTATCAACAAATTGCGCGATGGGTGGAAGAAGAAATTATTTCGGATCGGTTACAGGCTAATGATCAGGTCCCTTCAACCAATGAATTTTCGAAAATTATGCAGGTAAATCCAGCGACAGCAGGCAAGGGGTTGAAGCTTTTGGTTGATCAGGGACTTCTCTATAAAAAAAGAGGATTGGGAATGTTTGTGTGTGAAGGGGCTAAAGAACAGTTAGTGGCTCGGGGACAAAGGGAATTCTTCGAGAAGAAATTGCCAGCTTGTTTAAAAGAAGCGGAGCAGTTAGGAATTGGTAAAGAAACGATTATTCAATTTATTAAGGAGGAATCGTCGTGTTAG
- a CDS encoding ATP-binding cassette domain-containing protein produces MLAVEQLTKKYRSKVVLEDIDLQFSNETGIYGLLGRNGVGKTTLLKMISNQSVHYQGRITYDGQSVHENPALEGKIFCAMNFGFKDDFFLQNKLKTILQVMPIAYPTFDVDYAKRLLEDFGLRLKDKYRKLSSGNKTLVLNILALASGCPVTLFDEPTNGLDSVNREKFFKELMANYAKKPRLFILSTHLIQEVQNYLTDVVILKDKQVLLNEPLEDIQEKSYQIIGGETLSDKNVLSTEQLGNQSIQYVFDRLSEEDFEEIQQAGGSVSMMDLQTLFNRLMEGE; encoded by the coding sequence GTGTTAGCAGTTGAACAATTAACAAAGAAATACAGATCAAAGGTTGTATTAGAGGACATTGATTTGCAATTTTCTAACGAAACAGGGATTTATGGGTTACTTGGACGCAATGGGGTAGGGAAGACTACCTTACTTAAAATGATCAGTAATCAATCCGTTCACTATCAAGGGCGTATTACTTATGATGGCCAGTCTGTCCATGAAAATCCTGCTTTAGAAGGTAAGATTTTTTGTGCCATGAATTTTGGCTTTAAAGATGATTTTTTCCTTCAAAATAAGTTAAAGACTATCCTTCAAGTGATGCCGATTGCCTATCCAACTTTTGATGTGGACTATGCCAAGCGTTTATTAGAGGATTTTGGCTTGCGACTCAAAGATAAGTATAGAAAGTTATCCAGTGGGAATAAAACTTTAGTTCTTAATATTCTTGCTTTAGCGAGTGGATGTCCGGTGACTCTTTTCGATGAACCAACGAATGGATTAGATTCTGTCAATCGAGAGAAATTCTTTAAGGAATTGATGGCGAACTATGCGAAAAAGCCTCGTTTATTCATTTTGTCGACGCATTTAATTCAAGAAGTGCAAAATTATTTAACAGATGTGGTAATCTTAAAGGATAAACAAGTATTGCTCAATGAGCCTTTAGAGGACATTCAAGAGAAAAGTTATCAGATTATAGGCGGAGAGACTTTAAGTGATAAAAACGTGCTTTCTACTGAACAATTAGGTAATCAAAGCATTCAATATGTGTTTGATCGCTTGAGTGAAGAAGATTTTGAGGAGATTCAACAAGCAGGCGGCAGTGTTTCTATGATGGACCTGCAGACTTTATTTAATCGATTAATGGAGGGAGAATAA
- a CDS encoding nuclear transport factor 2 family protein, which produces MNPLEKLIAIEEIKQCKARYWRAVDSKDFDLLRTVLAEDVVFDTSLVATDPVKGQHPLIPSKQEPSRSCEEIIANARKLMDDNVQSAHMGHIPEITLTSDTTAKAYFPFEDRVLTHGKAAFDGYGYYDDTFEKIDGHWKVKASKVYRYRVIFDDINL; this is translated from the coding sequence ATGAACCCTTTAGAAAAACTTATCGCTATTGAAGAAATCAAACAATGCAAAGCTAGATATTGGCGGGCAGTAGACAGCAAGGATTTTGATCTTTTGCGTACAGTTTTAGCGGAAGATGTGGTCTTTGACACTTCCCTTGTCGCCACAGATCCCGTCAAAGGCCAGCACCCCCTTATTCCTTCCAAACAAGAACCTTCTCGTTCTTGTGAAGAAATTATTGCCAATGCTCGCAAACTCATGGACGACAATGTCCAAAGCGCCCATATGGGACATATCCCAGAAATCACCCTCACTTCTGACACCACGGCTAAGGCTTACTTTCCCTTTGAAGATCGTGTCCTTACTCACGGGAAAGCAGCTTTCGATGGATATGGTTATTACGACGATACCTTCGAAAAGATCGATGGCCACTGGAAAGTCAAAGCCAGCAAAGTCTATCGCTACCGCGTAATTTTTGATGACATCAATCTATAA
- a CDS encoding mechanosensitive ion channel family protein, producing MQQVKQWFHNYLGTLNLEALFSSFLSKSFQVIFTIILLWLIRQIITRLASLYFHQAQRLTSHGSRQETLESLVKNLIQYIYYFLLIYSILAILGVPVATLLAGAGIASIAVGIGAQGLVTDMVNGMFILLERQIEVGDNVTLNNISGYVEKVGIKTTVIRGYDGTLNFIPNRNIGTVINLSRHPIRTQVDLSYFSDTDLDHFEQIIKAQLHAMSPDQTLTAKPVLMGIVRNSFGQLVYRIKFYCQSGRQDDIQAKYYKALSNALQKAGIHQPESQSAVKTIHFTPSSYSPKDLK from the coding sequence ATGCAACAAGTCAAACAATGGTTTCATAATTACCTAGGGACTCTCAACTTAGAAGCCCTGTTCTCTAGTTTTCTCTCTAAAAGTTTTCAAGTGATCTTTACCATCATCCTTCTCTGGCTGATTCGACAGATCATTACACGATTAGCCTCACTCTATTTTCATCAAGCGCAACGTCTCACCTCACACGGGAGTCGTCAAGAAACGTTGGAATCTTTAGTAAAAAACCTTATTCAGTATATCTATTATTTTTTGCTCATTTATTCTATTCTTGCCATTCTCGGTGTTCCAGTAGCTACGCTTTTAGCTGGGGCAGGAATTGCTTCCATCGCTGTCGGTATTGGCGCACAAGGACTTGTCACAGACATGGTCAACGGCATGTTTATTCTCTTGGAACGTCAGATTGAAGTTGGTGATAATGTCACACTTAATAACATTTCAGGTTATGTCGAAAAAGTAGGAATCAAAACAACGGTCATCAGAGGCTATGATGGAACATTGAACTTCATCCCTAATCGAAATATCGGCACCGTCATCAATCTTTCTCGCCATCCAATTCGTACTCAAGTAGATCTTTCTTACTTCTCGGATACTGACCTTGACCACTTCGAGCAAATTATTAAAGCGCAGCTTCATGCCATGTCCCCAGATCAAACGCTCACGGCAAAACCAGTTTTGATGGGAATTGTCCGCAATTCTTTTGGTCAACTGGTCTATCGAATCAAGTTCTACTGCCAAAGCGGAAGACAAGATGATATCCAAGCTAAGTATTATAAAGCCCTCTCCAATGCCCTTCAAAAGGCTGGCATCCATCAACCCGAATCCCAAAGTGCTGTGAAAACCATTCATTTCACGCCTTCTTCTTATTCACCCAAAGACTTGAAGTAA
- a CDS encoding DUF948 domain-containing protein: protein MTWSEVAWLVVAVAFAVLVVYLSYFFVHLTQTVKQVSQIVQEAQKTLVVLRKDVDSLSVETQGLLNKSNQLMEDVNQKVAKIDPLFEAVGEVGESISGVNDSTRNFLSALTKKNENKVDQLKQRCQDLKKSKEEESVFSSETEQKTTSPTAPNERYVRIDQVPVHKEVSQENPVSTNSQNIQKMGSSLRTLRKFAKLAKAQYRMNKVEKQSKPKAF from the coding sequence ATGACATGGAGTGAAGTCGCTTGGCTTGTTGTCGCAGTAGCCTTTGCAGTATTGGTTGTGTATTTGAGTTATTTCTTTGTTCATTTAACACAGACTGTGAAGCAAGTGTCTCAGATCGTTCAGGAAGCCCAAAAGACACTGGTGGTGCTGAGAAAAGATGTGGATAGCCTATCCGTGGAAACCCAAGGATTATTGAATAAGTCCAATCAATTGATGGAGGATGTCAACCAAAAAGTGGCTAAGATAGATCCTTTGTTTGAAGCTGTGGGTGAAGTGGGAGAGTCGATTTCAGGGGTTAATGATTCGACACGGAACTTCCTATCGGCCCTTACCAAAAAAAATGAGAACAAGGTGGATCAATTAAAGCAACGCTGTCAAGATTTGAAGAAATCCAAGGAAGAAGAATCTGTTTTTTCTTCTGAAACAGAACAAAAAACAACATCCCCTACTGCTCCCAATGAGCGGTATGTGCGGATAGATCAGGTCCCTGTCCACAAAGAAGTGTCTCAAGAGAATCCTGTATCTACAAACTCACAAAATATTCAAAAAATGGGCTCATCTCTGAGAACTTTGCGAAAATTCGCTAAGTTGGCCAAGGCACAGTATCGGATGAATAAAGTTGAAAAACAGTCAAAACCTAAAGCCTTTTAA
- a CDS encoding YtxH domain-containing protein, whose translation MSKNNTGAFLLGAIIGGTAAAITALLFAPKSGRELREDLNEQANTLKDTARDYADIALEKGNDLYEATYDAANEIRISLQESANNLKEQLQESGQVANQQLKQATEEVKTAYINTKDAVKASLEEGEEADQVAEVVDDQAEKVEEKVEEDSQKEFKAEE comes from the coding sequence ATGTCAAAAAATAATACGGGAGCTTTCTTATTAGGAGCCATTATCGGGGGAACAGCGGCAGCTATTACAGCCTTGTTATTTGCCCCAAAATCAGGGCGAGAATTGCGTGAAGATCTGAATGAGCAAGCCAATACTCTTAAAGATACTGCCAGAGATTACGCAGACATCGCCTTAGAGAAAGGAAACGATCTCTATGAAGCGACTTATGATGCCGCTAACGAAATTCGGATTAGCCTCCAAGAAAGTGCCAATAATTTAAAAGAACAACTTCAAGAAAGTGGGCAGGTAGCTAATCAACAATTGAAGCAGGCGACTGAAGAGGTTAAGACAGCCTACATTAATACTAAAGACGCAGTGAAAGCGAGCCTTGAAGAAGGAGAAGAAGCAGATCAAGTTGCTGAAGTGGTAGATGATCAAGCTGAAAAAGTAGAAGAAAAGGTAGAAGAAGATTCTCAAAAAGAATTTAAAGCCGAAGAATAA
- the rpoN gene encoding RNA polymerase factor sigma-54, giving the protein MSIKPINQQTLQPTLTPHQKKRLIQSAQIFQADQTTLANIIDAHCQANPFIKVKKSIPSTPTSSYSSKEDSAWDLHLTAADPLTTEEYLLFQLRTFDSVTQTALIQLIHHLDDQGYLREDSQKLCHLYDWQPSQFTHYLTLLQSLNPTGIGARNLQECLILQANAHPEGDLASTMLTDYFQEMVAHQFEVIADLTQNSLHAVKESFQLIQTFNPYPLTDTPKVTSPPLIPDLIVSYEEDRFNIQCVNDYLPNLSFNQSYFNHMQDLNTEKDSELTAYLNQQRADYQWLIHTLDERKESLFQVVQTILSIQGDYFQDKQPYLNVLTQNQIAQKIQKSPSTISRLMHQKYLQFNGRVFPLNHWLSPSLTQEGPSLSLGHFKIELQALIANESSFHPLSDQALTNLFQLKGYSLSRRVLTKYRQLLGFPSSRQRKRKKH; this is encoded by the coding sequence ATGTCTATCAAACCGATCAATCAACAAACCCTTCAGCCTACTCTTACTCCCCACCAAAAGAAGAGGCTGATTCAATCTGCTCAAATTTTTCAAGCGGATCAAACGACTCTAGCAAATATTATTGATGCTCACTGCCAAGCCAATCCGTTCATTAAAGTAAAAAAATCTATTCCTTCTACTCCCACTTCTTCCTACTCATCAAAAGAAGACAGTGCTTGGGATCTTCATTTAACGGCTGCCGATCCCCTAACAACAGAAGAATACCTCCTCTTTCAGTTAAGAACCTTCGATTCAGTCACCCAAACTGCTTTAATCCAACTCATCCATCATTTAGATGACCAAGGCTATTTAAGAGAAGATTCACAAAAACTCTGTCATCTCTACGATTGGCAACCCTCTCAGTTTACACACTACCTCACCCTTCTTCAAAGCTTAAATCCTACCGGGATTGGAGCTCGTAACTTACAAGAATGTCTCATTCTCCAAGCCAACGCTCATCCTGAAGGGGATTTAGCAAGTACAATGTTAACTGACTATTTTCAAGAAATGGTGGCACATCAATTTGAAGTGATTGCTGATCTTACTCAGAACTCCCTGCACGCAGTCAAAGAATCTTTTCAACTTATTCAAACTTTTAATCCCTATCCTCTTACAGATACTCCTAAGGTCACCTCTCCACCACTTATTCCTGATCTGATCGTTTCTTATGAAGAGGATCGTTTCAACATTCAATGTGTGAATGACTACCTCCCTAATCTGTCCTTTAATCAATCTTATTTTAACCACATGCAAGATCTCAACACTGAAAAAGATTCCGAACTTACTGCTTATCTCAATCAACAGCGCGCAGATTATCAATGGCTCATCCATACGCTCGACGAACGAAAAGAGAGCCTCTTTCAAGTTGTCCAGACTATCCTCTCAATTCAAGGGGATTACTTCCAAGATAAGCAACCCTATCTCAATGTTCTTACCCAAAATCAAATCGCTCAAAAAATTCAAAAGTCCCCATCTACGATCAGTCGATTAATGCATCAAAAATATCTTCAATTCAACGGGCGTGTCTTTCCTCTTAATCATTGGCTCAGTCCTTCTCTTACCCAAGAAGGACCTTCCCTTAGTCTGGGGCACTTTAAAATAGAACTCCAAGCCCTTATCGCCAATGAATCGTCTTTTCATCCGCTATCCGATCAGGCTCTAACCAATCTCTTTCAGCTCAAAGGGTATTCCTTATCTCGTCGTGTTCTCACCAAATATCGACAACTTTTAGGCTTTCCCTCCTCTAGACAAAGAAAGAGAAAAAAACATTAA